Proteins encoded together in one Penaeus vannamei isolate JL-2024 chromosome 41, ASM4276789v1, whole genome shotgun sequence window:
- the LOC113826652 gene encoding lymphokine-activated killer T-cell-originated protein kinase, whose protein sequence is MSQGGEKAENGSEVQILNVSKKDDDFKTPQQMRTRSVLQKDAQPSTPTFLVPPSPRMKKLGYGTGVNVFLMERFSPLRGCYKSPWAVKKINSRLQEQSKEYCKRLSYEACILKSLKHPNIIGFRTYTTSKDGTQCLAMESGEKSLADLIETQLDKELGPFSPQKILKVAKDVASALQYLHEDKRILHGDLKSANILIIGDFKTAKLCDFGVSLKLDEKGVAICNEDYYVGTECWSAPEAIIGDTISCKTDMFAFGLVLWEMISLSPPHVDKLSCESIDETVDEETKLMLEMEREDSFQKALGTRPPLPDVILEDEYLPVLEIFYACTEPDPEKRPSAGQILHVIDCLEDLEINKTSSGE, encoded by the exons ATGTCTCAAGgcggagagaaagcagaaaatggGAGTGAGGTGCAGATACTTAATGTCAGCAAG AAAGATGATGATTTCAAGACACCACAGCAGATGCGAACCCGATCAGTATTGCAGAAAGATGCACAGCCTTCGACTCCCACATTTCTGGTTCCACCTTCGCCAAGGATGAAGAAACTGGGCTATGGAACAG GTGTAAATGTCTTCCTAATGGAGCGTTTTTCACCATTGCGTGGTTGCTACAAATCACCTTGGGCTGTTAAGAAGATTAATAG CAGGTTACAAGAACAGTCCAAAGAATACTGCAAGAGACTGAGCTACGAGGCTTGCATACTTAAGTCTCTCAAGCACCCGAACATCATTGGCTTCCGCACATACACCACCAGCAAGGATGGCACCCAGTGCCTGGCCATGGAGAGTGGGGAGAAGTCCCTCGCAGACCTCATAGAAACCCAGCTGGATAAAGAGCTTGGTCCATTTTCTCCTCAGAAAATACTTAAG GTTGCAAAGGATGTTGCCTCTGCTCTTCAGTATCTTCATGAAGACAAGAGGATACTGCATGGTGACTTAAAGAGTGCTAACATCCTCATCATTGGGGACTTTAAGACTGCTAAACTTTGTGACTTTGGAGTGTCACTAAAGTTGGATGAAAAG GGTGTGGCAATCTGCAATGAAGACTATTATGTAGGGACTGAGTGCTGGTCTGCCCCAGAAGCCATCATTGGAGATACCATTTCTTGCAAGACAGATATGTTTGCCTTTGGCCTTGTTCTCTG ggaaatgatctctctctccccacctcatgTGGATAAACTCAGTTGTGAATCCATTGATGAAACTGTTGATGAAGAAACAAAATTGATGTTGGAGATGGAACGGGAGGATAGCTTCCAAAAAGCATTAG GTACCCGGCCTCCCCTTCCTGACGTCATCTTGGAAGATGAATATCTACCGGTCCTTGAGATCTTCTATGCCTGCACAGAGCCTGACCCCGAAAAGAGACCATCAGCTGGGCAAATCCTGCATGTCATTGATTGCCTTGAAGATTTAGAAATTAACAAGACAAGCagtggagaataa